The following are from one region of the Planctomycetota bacterium genome:
- a CDS encoding O-acetylhomoserine aminocarboxypropyltransferase/cysteine synthase: MTAERTPGLGTLALHAGQEPDPTTTARAVPIYATTSYCFKSTERAADLFALREFGNIYSRLMNPTNDVLEKRLAALDGGAAGLVFASGQAAITAAILTLTHAGQNFLSATSLYGGTWTLFTQTFPKLGVEVRFFDPAQPETLSALVDENTRAVYLETPGNPKNDVPDYRQITGLAHQHGLPAIIDNTVLTPALFRPIEHGFDIVVYSTTKFLAGHGVHIGGAIVDSGRFPWAANPGKWPELCAPDPAYHGVVLEEALRPVGNIAYIIHIRTHWLRDTGGCQSPFGAFLTLLGVETLPLRMERHARNAQAVAEFLSKHPAVAWVNYPGLPSHPDHARARRYLPRGAGAIVGFGIQGGKEAGKKLINRVRLFSHLANIGDAKSLIIHPATTTHSQLTPEEQARTGVTPEYVRLSVGIEEIEDILADLDQALRASQE; the protein is encoded by the coding sequence ATGACCGCTGAGCGCACCCCAGGTCTCGGCACCCTCGCCCTCCACGCGGGGCAGGAACCCGACCCCACGACCACGGCCCGCGCCGTGCCCATCTATGCCACCACCAGCTACTGCTTCAAGAGCACCGAGCGCGCCGCCGACCTCTTCGCCCTCCGAGAGTTCGGCAACATCTACAGCCGCCTGATGAACCCGACCAACGACGTGCTCGAGAAGCGCCTCGCCGCCCTCGACGGCGGCGCCGCCGGCCTCGTCTTCGCCAGCGGCCAGGCCGCCATCACCGCCGCCATCCTCACCCTCACCCACGCCGGCCAGAACTTCCTCTCCGCCACCAGCCTCTACGGCGGCACCTGGACGCTGTTCACCCAGACCTTCCCCAAGCTCGGCGTCGAGGTGCGCTTCTTCGACCCCGCCCAGCCCGAGACCCTGAGCGCCCTGGTGGACGAGAACACCCGCGCCGTCTACCTCGAGACGCCCGGCAACCCCAAGAACGACGTGCCCGACTACCGCCAGATCACCGGCCTCGCGCACCAGCACGGCCTGCCCGCGATCATTGACAACACCGTGCTCACGCCGGCCCTCTTCCGCCCCATCGAGCACGGCTTCGACATCGTGGTCTACTCCACCACCAAGTTCCTCGCCGGCCACGGCGTGCACATCGGCGGCGCGATTGTGGACAGCGGGCGGTTCCCCTGGGCGGCCAACCCGGGCAAGTGGCCCGAGCTCTGCGCCCCCGACCCCGCCTACCACGGCGTCGTGCTCGAGGAAGCCCTGCGGCCCGTGGGCAACATCGCCTACATCATCCACATCCGCACCCACTGGCTGCGCGACACGGGCGGCTGCCAGAGCCCCTTCGGCGCGTTCCTCACCCTGCTCGGCGTCGAGACGCTGCCTCTGCGCATGGAGCGCCACGCGCGCAACGCCCAGGCGGTGGCCGAATTCCTCTCGAAACACCCCGCCGTGGCGTGGGTGAACTACCCCGGCCTGCCGAGCCACCCCGACCATGCCCGCGCGCGCCGGTACCTCCCGCGCGGCGCCGGCGCCATCGTGGGCTTCGGCATCCAGGGCGGCAAAGAGGCCGGCAAGAAGCTCATCAACCGCGTCCGGCTCTTCAGCCACCTGGCCAACATCGGCGACGCCAAGTCGCTCATCATTCACCCGGCAACGACCACCCACTCGCAGCTCACCCCCGAGGAGCAGGCGCGGACGGGCGTGACGCCCGAGTACGTGCGCCTGTCGGTGGGCATCGAGGAGATCGAGGACATCCTGGCCGATCTCGACCAGGCCCTGCGCGCGTCGCAGGAGTGA
- a CDS encoding sulfide-dependent adenosine diphosphate thiazole synthase: protein MADHAAPIFSQAGEKDVTRAIVRAFAQQLETYVESDVLIAGAGPSGLMCGKLLAEQGRKVLIVERNNYLGGGFWIGGYLMNKVTVREPADQVLDALGVPHTRVSPGLHVADGPHACSKLIGAACDAGVKFANLTSVDDVVLREGGRVAGVVINWTPVQAMPREITCVDPVAMEARVVVDATGHDASVCRTLADRGLLELPGCAPMWVERSEDAVVEHTGEIQPGLVAIGMAVSTVFGLPRMGPTFGAMLLSGQRGAQVVAALLEQK from the coding sequence ATGGCTGACCACGCCGCCCCCATCTTCAGTCAGGCGGGCGAGAAAGATGTCACGCGGGCCATCGTCCGCGCCTTCGCGCAGCAGCTCGAGACCTACGTCGAGAGCGACGTGCTGATCGCCGGCGCCGGCCCCAGCGGCCTCATGTGCGGCAAGCTGCTCGCCGAGCAGGGGCGCAAGGTGCTCATCGTCGAGCGCAACAACTACCTCGGCGGCGGCTTCTGGATCGGCGGCTACCTGATGAACAAGGTCACCGTGCGCGAGCCCGCCGACCAGGTGCTCGACGCGCTCGGCGTGCCGCACACCCGCGTGAGCCCCGGCCTGCACGTGGCCGACGGGCCGCACGCCTGCTCGAAGCTCATCGGCGCCGCCTGCGACGCCGGCGTGAAGTTCGCCAACCTCACGAGCGTGGACGACGTGGTGCTGCGCGAGGGCGGCCGCGTGGCCGGCGTGGTGATCAACTGGACGCCCGTGCAGGCGATGCCCCGCGAGATCACGTGCGTGGACCCCGTGGCCATGGAGGCCCGCGTGGTGGTGGACGCCACGGGCCACGACGCCTCGGTGTGCCGCACGCTGGCCGACCGGGGCCTCCTGGAACTGCCCGGCTGCGCGCCCATGTGGGTCGAGCGCTCCGAGGACGCCGTCGTCGAGCACACGGGCGAAATCCAGCCCGGGCTGGTGGCCATCGGCATGGCCGTGTCCACCGTCTTCGGCCTGCCGCGCATGGGCCCCACGTTCGGGGCCATGCTGCTCTCGGGCCAGCGCGGCGCCCAGGTCGTGGCGGCGTTGCTCGAGCAGAAGTGA
- the larE gene encoding ATP-dependent sacrificial sulfur transferase LarE produces MTPALAAKLERLRQILRDTGGCAVAFSGGVDSSLLLAAAREVLGDRCLAVIATSSTYAQREGRAAVAWVQERGIPHVVIESEELDIPGFRDNPPDRCYHCKRELFTKVREQAAVRGLAHVADGTNADDARDYRPGARAAAELGVLTPLRDAGLAKADIRALAREVYHLPMADKPAMACMASRFPYGAAITRDKLAQVEALEGLLHGLGFRVYRARHHGDLVRLELGPAEMAAIARPEVRHGIVEFARSLGFRYVTLDLEGYRTGSMNATLPEAPALVAAGKEC; encoded by the coding sequence ATGACCCCGGCTCTCGCCGCCAAGCTCGAACGCCTGCGGCAGATTCTCCGCGACACCGGCGGCTGCGCCGTCGCCTTCTCGGGCGGGGTGGACAGTTCGCTGCTGCTCGCCGCCGCGCGCGAGGTGCTCGGCGACCGGTGTCTCGCCGTCATCGCCACCTCGTCCACCTACGCGCAGCGCGAGGGCCGAGCCGCCGTGGCCTGGGTGCAGGAACGCGGCATCCCCCACGTTGTCATCGAGTCCGAGGAACTCGACATCCCCGGCTTCCGCGACAACCCGCCCGACCGCTGCTATCACTGCAAGCGCGAGCTGTTCACGAAGGTGCGCGAGCAGGCGGCGGTGCGCGGCCTGGCCCACGTGGCCGACGGCACGAACGCCGACGACGCGCGCGACTACCGGCCCGGCGCCCGGGCCGCCGCCGAGCTGGGCGTGCTCACGCCGCTGCGCGACGCCGGGCTCGCCAAGGCCGACATCCGCGCCCTGGCCCGCGAGGTCTACCATCTGCCGATGGCCGACAAGCCGGCCATGGCCTGCATGGCCTCGCGCTTCCCCTACGGGGCGGCCATCACGCGCGACAAGCTGGCGCAGGTCGAGGCCCTCGAGGGCCTGCTGCACGGGCTGGGCTTCCGAGTCTACCGCGCCCGCCATCACGGCGACCTCGTGCGCCTGGAGCTGGGGCCGGCCGAGATGGCGGCGATCGCCCGCCCGGAGGTCCGCCACGGCATCGTCGAGTTCGCCAGGTCGCTCGGCTTCCGCTACGTGACTCTCGACCTCGAGGGCTACCGCACCGGCAGCATGAACGCCACGCTGCCGGAGGCGCCGGCCCTCGTGGCCGCGGGAAAGGAGTGCTGA
- a CDS encoding PEP-CTERM sorting domain-containing protein, producing MRRALLGMLAAFLACTAWAVQIDVVITADNAYGFGFGDATQMTSYFGGIRNVTAGEIFTGPPVLFAGPSVPPYTNPGVGPERYQLTLPSVLDYVYLVAWSDKNSYQGALAGFQLPNGPLLSGTGTWQVFATGINRNSYIEGDTLTVADLPLINSQIAIANAEAGVAGTSIGWVDEFGMMPSNNPGVGALALGDYNDFPGFQGVNSWIIQGISSNSRWMWYNKNPLTFNNPFAYSGEGPGGHQEFLIFRTQIARVLEEDAIPEPATGTLVAAGLAFAAWRRRRRASRPNGDHHDR from the coding sequence ATGAGGCGGGCGCTACTGGGTATGCTGGCCGCATTCCTCGCGTGCACGGCCTGGGCGGTGCAGATTGACGTGGTGATCACGGCGGACAACGCCTACGGCTTCGGCTTCGGCGACGCCACGCAGATGACCTCGTACTTCGGCGGCATTCGCAACGTGACGGCCGGCGAGATCTTCACCGGCCCGCCCGTCCTCTTCGCCGGACCCTCCGTCCCCCCCTACACCAACCCCGGGGTAGGGCCGGAACGCTACCAGTTGACCCTGCCCTCGGTGCTGGACTACGTGTACCTGGTGGCTTGGAGCGACAAGAACAGCTACCAGGGCGCGCTGGCGGGCTTCCAGCTCCCCAACGGCCCGCTGCTCAGCGGCACCGGCACCTGGCAGGTCTTCGCCACGGGAATCAACCGCAACTCCTACATCGAGGGCGACACGCTGACCGTGGCCGACCTCCCGCTCATCAACAGCCAGATCGCGATCGCCAACGCAGAAGCCGGCGTGGCGGGCACCAGCATCGGCTGGGTGGACGAGTTCGGCATGATGCCGAGCAACAACCCCGGCGTCGGCGCCCTGGCGCTCGGCGACTACAACGACTTCCCCGGCTTCCAGGGCGTGAACTCCTGGATCATCCAGGGCATCTCCTCCAACTCGCGCTGGATGTGGTACAACAAGAACCCCCTCACTTTCAACAACCCCTTCGCGTACAGCGGCGAAGGCCCCGGTGGCCACCAGGAGTTCCTCATCTTCCGCACGCAGATTGCCCGTGTGCTCGAGGAAGACGCAATCCCGGAGCCAGCCACCGGCACGCTCGTCGCCGCCGGCCTGGCGTTCGCCGCCTGGCGCCGACGCCGCCGAGCCAGCCGCCCCAATGGAGACCACCATGACCGCTGA
- a CDS encoding sulfurtransferase TusA family protein, whose protein sequence is MLAQSTYQLPESLAADLARLREMIAQVQAGDLAPERLRAFRVPMGVYEQRENGTFMLRIRVPAGGVLPHQMRAMADAAERYGNGTLHVTTRQDIQVHRVPLANVAPALEGLAQAGLATKGGGGNTVRNITACPHAGVCPHETFNVAPYAVAVTEFLLPDPLSYQLPRKFKLSFSGCGRDCASATVNDVGFIARARGGQRGFAVYVGGGMGNQSRVADLLEEFVPVGEAHLVAEAVKRVFDKHGNRKNRNRARLRFVLEQIGLDGFRALYDAEMAILRREAPACPPPRDFAGAAEGHRGTRPPRPSAAAAKTFAAWRARHVQPQKQDGRFLVEVPFPLGDIRAETMRGLADVVERHGEGLLLTTQEQNGLLRFVAEDELPEVHDELAALGLAEPRPAVLRKLVACAGASTCRLGICLSRGLAQAIEQTLTSDGLDLDGLGPLGIRISGCPNACGRHPVGDIGLYGAARRVDGQLIPHYVVQLGGRVGEGLTRLAEGTTAIPARNVPAFLAQLLGEFERSPEHPDFHAFLDSGGRQAVRTLLARFGRPRREAADACACCSGPQYDWGSCSPFSLAGRGPGECSAGVFDLIEVDLASATQALERGHRHAATVLAARALLVTRGVQPRDDRDALKLFQEHFVAPGLVEAALAPIVENAIQVASDPDPESSFLVRSDVVAVFVQAVKALYENMDNSLRFTPPKPPAPAEAAVAGPAAAEGRTEDYRGVACPLNYVRAKLALEKMQPGEELTLILGDEGLANVPASAIADGHQVVSLTRLPEGNRLVIRKGGGR, encoded by the coding sequence ATGCTAGCACAGAGCACCTACCAGCTTCCCGAATCGCTGGCCGCCGACCTGGCCAGGTTGCGCGAGATGATCGCCCAGGTGCAGGCGGGCGACCTGGCGCCCGAGCGCCTGCGCGCCTTCCGCGTGCCGATGGGCGTCTACGAGCAGCGCGAGAACGGCACCTTCATGCTCCGCATCCGCGTGCCCGCGGGCGGCGTGCTGCCCCACCAGATGCGCGCCATGGCCGACGCGGCCGAGCGCTACGGCAACGGCACGCTCCACGTGACCACGCGGCAGGACATCCAGGTGCACCGCGTGCCGCTGGCGAATGTGGCGCCGGCGCTCGAGGGCCTGGCGCAGGCCGGCCTGGCCACCAAGGGCGGCGGCGGCAACACCGTGCGCAACATCACCGCCTGCCCCCACGCCGGCGTGTGCCCGCACGAGACCTTCAATGTCGCGCCCTACGCTGTGGCCGTCACCGAGTTTCTCCTCCCCGACCCGCTGTCGTACCAACTGCCGCGCAAGTTCAAGCTCTCGTTCTCCGGGTGCGGCCGCGACTGCGCGAGCGCCACGGTGAACGACGTGGGCTTCATCGCCCGCGCGCGGGGCGGGCAGCGCGGCTTCGCCGTCTACGTGGGCGGCGGCATGGGCAACCAGAGCCGCGTGGCCGACCTGCTCGAGGAGTTCGTCCCAGTCGGCGAAGCCCACCTGGTCGCGGAAGCCGTCAAGCGCGTCTTCGACAAACACGGCAACCGCAAGAACCGCAACCGCGCGCGCCTGCGCTTCGTGCTGGAACAGATCGGCCTCGACGGCTTTCGCGCGCTCTACGATGCGGAAATGGCTATTCTGCGGCGGGAGGCGCCCGCGTGCCCGCCGCCCCGAGACTTCGCTGGCGCCGCCGAGGGTCACCGTGGAACCCGGCCCCCACGCCCCTCGGCGGCCGCCGCGAAGACATTCGCGGCCTGGCGCGCCCGCCACGTGCAACCGCAGAAGCAGGACGGGCGGTTCCTGGTCGAGGTCCCGTTCCCCCTCGGCGACATTCGGGCCGAGACGATGCGCGGCCTGGCCGACGTGGTCGAACGCCACGGCGAGGGGCTGCTCCTCACCACCCAGGAGCAGAACGGCCTGTTGCGGTTCGTGGCCGAGGACGAATTGCCCGAGGTCCACGACGAATTGGCGGCGCTCGGCCTGGCCGAGCCGCGGCCCGCCGTGCTGCGCAAACTCGTGGCGTGCGCCGGCGCCTCGACCTGCCGGCTCGGCATCTGCCTGTCGCGGGGCCTCGCGCAGGCCATCGAGCAGACGCTGACGAGCGACGGCCTGGACCTCGACGGCCTCGGCCCGCTCGGCATCCGCATCAGCGGCTGCCCCAACGCCTGCGGGCGGCACCCCGTGGGCGACATCGGCCTCTACGGCGCCGCGCGGCGGGTGGACGGCCAATTGATTCCACATTACGTCGTGCAGCTCGGCGGCCGCGTGGGCGAAGGGCTCACCCGCCTGGCCGAGGGCACCACCGCCATCCCGGCGCGCAACGTGCCCGCCTTCCTCGCCCAGTTGCTCGGGGAATTCGAGCGGTCGCCCGAGCACCCCGACTTCCATGCGTTTCTGGACTCCGGCGGCCGGCAGGCGGTGCGAACGCTGCTCGCGCGGTTCGGCCGGCCGCGCCGCGAGGCCGCCGACGCCTGCGCCTGCTGCTCGGGGCCCCAGTACGACTGGGGCTCGTGCTCGCCCTTCTCGCTGGCCGGCCGCGGCCCGGGCGAATGCAGCGCCGGGGTGTTCGACCTGATCGAGGTGGACCTCGCCAGCGCCACCCAGGCCCTCGAGCGCGGGCACCGCCACGCGGCGACCGTGCTCGCGGCCCGGGCCCTGCTCGTCACCCGCGGCGTGCAGCCGCGCGACGACCGCGACGCCCTCAAGCTCTTCCAGGAACACTTCGTGGCCCCAGGCCTCGTCGAGGCCGCGCTCGCGCCGATCGTCGAGAACGCCATCCAGGTCGCGTCGGACCCCGACCCCGAGAGCTCATTCCTTGTGCGGTCTGACGTGGTAGCGGTCTTCGTGCAAGCCGTGAAGGCCTTGTACGAGAACATGGACAACTCGCTGCGCTTCACCCCGCCGAAGCCCCCCGCGCCCGCCGAGGCGGCGGTGGCCGGCCCGGCCGCGGCGGAGGGCAGGACCGAGGACTACCGCGGCGTGGCCTGCCCGCTCAACTACGTGCGCGCCAAGCTGGCCCTCGAGAAGATGCAGCCGGGCGAGGAACTCACCCTGATCCTCGGCGACGAGGGGCTGGCGAACGTGCCGGCCAGCGCCATCGCGGATGGCCACCAGGTGGTCTCGCTCACGCGCCTGCCCGAGGGCAACCGCCTGGTGATCCGCAAAGGGGGCGGCCGATGA